A window from Luteolibacter flavescens encodes these proteins:
- a CDS encoding TolB family protein, which yields MGALHAAEPAASVAVKDGNIVLTPAGGEARTLTKSGQDSSPVLSPDGKWIVFVRAVPGKKISTGAGDHDAEELWQIDAAGKKEAERLVAPRDSEKVEELIATFERVQFSADGRLVYFVTPAWATSGAVHVVDTTNRKVRFIVPGDGLHVMHTGEYRDHLLLSQHRYFLGGGSYDWIWLFSPEGKEIGPVGEDVTGFMELYGEEEKPRVKEE from the coding sequence ATGGGCGCACTGCATGCGGCAGAGCCCGCGGCATCGGTGGCGGTGAAGGACGGGAATATCGTCCTGACTCCCGCCGGGGGCGAGGCGCGGACCTTGACGAAGTCCGGTCAGGATTCCTCCCCGGTGCTCTCGCCGGATGGGAAGTGGATCGTCTTCGTCCGCGCGGTGCCGGGGAAGAAGATCTCGACGGGTGCCGGGGACCACGATGCGGAGGAGCTCTGGCAAATCGACGCGGCGGGGAAAAAGGAAGCGGAGCGTCTCGTCGCGCCGCGGGACTCGGAGAAGGTGGAGGAGCTGATCGCCACCTTCGAGCGGGTGCAATTCTCCGCCGATGGCCGGCTGGTGTATTTCGTCACGCCCGCCTGGGCGACCTCCGGCGCGGTGCACGTGGTGGACACGACGAACCGGAAAGTGCGCTTCATCGTGCCGGGCGATGGCCTGCACGTGATGCACACGGGAGAGTATCGCGATCACCTGCTGCTCTCGCAGCACCGCTACTTCCTCGGCGGAGGATCGTATGATTGGATCTGGCTCTTCAGCCCGGAGGGGAAGGAGATCGGCCCCGTGGGCGAGGATGTCACCGGCTTCATGGAGCTCTACGGCGAGGAGGAGAAGCCAAGGGTGAAGGAAGAGTAA
- a CDS encoding DUF4262 domain-containing protein: MTDDFPNLLPGFEFRQAEDPSDEQLLDDVREYGWHVVLIQEDETGPAYGFTVGLHARTLQPEIVMMGLPLDLTHELLNDIAAWMMDGEVIVPGRRYSEFIEGREVVFQPIDPSQYHDHLGYANWFYRDLGSPFPALQCLWPDSEDRFPQDAGFDPRLIARQPDLSKPVA; encoded by the coding sequence ATGACGGACGACTTCCCCAATCTCCTCCCGGGCTTCGAATTCCGACAGGCGGAGGATCCTTCCGACGAGCAATTGCTGGATGACGTGCGCGAGTACGGCTGGCACGTGGTGCTCATCCAGGAGGATGAGACGGGGCCTGCCTATGGCTTCACGGTGGGGCTGCACGCGCGCACGCTGCAGCCGGAGATTGTCATGATGGGCCTGCCGCTCGATCTGACTCACGAGCTGCTGAATGACATCGCAGCGTGGATGATGGATGGCGAGGTGATCGTGCCGGGAAGGCGTTATTCCGAATTCATCGAGGGCCGCGAGGTCGTCTTCCAACCCATCGACCCGAGCCAGTATCACGATCACCTGGGGTATGCGAATTGGTTCTACCGCGACCTCGGCAGCCCCTTTCCCGCGCTGCAATGCCTGTGGCCGGATTCGGAGGACCGCTTCCCGCAGGACGCGGGCTTCGACCCACGGCTCATCGCCCGCCAGCCGGATCTCTCCAAGCCGGTGGCTTGA
- a CDS encoding PF20097 family protein, with protein sequence MHPSPSRNDDPASRDEHPYAPPLSLDEPSATQGPPCPKCLRPMHVGQLRSSSRITWAGDDERWIIKAFFGGTPVGKITTGIGCRHRAFRCADCRLYILDGE encoded by the coding sequence ATGCACCCGTCACCTTCTCGCAATGATGATCCCGCATCGCGGGATGAGCATCCCTATGCACCGCCGCTCTCACTGGACGAGCCATCCGCGACGCAGGGCCCGCCGTGTCCGAAGTGCTTGCGGCCCATGCACGTCGGCCAGCTCCGCTCGAGCTCCCGCATCACGTGGGCAGGCGATGACGAGCGCTGGATCATCAAGGCATTCTTTGGCGGCACGCCCGTTGGCAAGATCACCACCGGCATAGGCTGCCGTCATCGCGCATTCCGCTGCGCCGACTGCCGACTCTATATCCTCGATGGCGAATGA
- a CDS encoding PEP-CTERM sorting domain-containing protein, whose translation MKPNSLTKCGLLLGSLLALTAPSAMAAWTFPNGNLLLGFQASGGQGSTTNVFFDLGSATAFRDNPNQGLLGNIGADLAAAYGANWYSRTDLHFGVVGNLNFAPNSGLGSAAAVDGDPSRTFYVSAPTIDIGSGALQTGQTGNSLGVAGNYFAGQEAMVRTLTATANGTVSITQGANPTEWANGWTTWNTVGGSSYSTLAGIQDTFGQSGSVNYLDIQRIISTNTGANPAGTVGTGAWVGTIGIGNDGSLYAIPEPSAMALAGLAGIAAAFRRRRTSAKA comes from the coding sequence ATGAAACCAAACTCCCTCACCAAGTGTGGCCTGCTCCTCGGCTCGCTGCTCGCCCTGACGGCTCCTTCCGCCATGGCGGCCTGGACCTTCCCGAATGGCAATCTCCTGCTCGGCTTCCAGGCTTCCGGCGGCCAAGGTTCCACCACCAACGTTTTCTTCGACCTCGGCTCGGCCACGGCCTTCCGTGACAATCCGAACCAAGGCCTGCTCGGCAACATCGGCGCCGACCTCGCCGCCGCCTACGGTGCCAACTGGTACTCGCGCACCGACCTTCACTTTGGCGTGGTGGGCAACCTGAACTTCGCTCCTAACAGCGGCCTCGGCTCCGCCGCCGCGGTGGATGGCGACCCTTCCCGCACCTTCTACGTCTCCGCCCCGACGATCGACATCGGCAGCGGTGCTCTCCAGACCGGCCAGACCGGCAACTCGCTCGGCGTGGCAGGCAACTACTTCGCAGGCCAGGAAGCCATGGTCCGCACGCTGACGGCCACGGCCAATGGCACCGTATCCATCACCCAGGGTGCCAATCCCACCGAGTGGGCAAACGGCTGGACCACCTGGAATACCGTCGGCGGCAGCAGCTACAGCACGCTCGCCGGCATCCAGGACACCTTCGGCCAGTCGGGCTCGGTGAACTACCTCGATATCCAGCGTATCATCTCCACGAACACCGGCGCGAATCCTGCCGGCACCGTGGGCACAGGCGCATGGGTCGGCACCATCGGCATCGGCAATGACGGCAGCCTCTATGCCATCCCGGAGCCGTCCGCCATGGCACTGGCCGGCCTCGCAGGCATCGCCGCCGCATTCCGCCGCCGCCGCACCTCCGCCAAGGCCTGA
- a CDS encoding RNA polymerase sigma factor, which yields MSRRERDQQIDAAVRAHHSGLRYFIRSLGVNDAWVDDLAQETFVIAHRKWDELDDPENAPGWFRQIARNLVMNELTKTGRRQRLLDEKITGLLIAAEPTTPAPGMLQDAEIRHEALRDCLAHLPENVRRVIHARYYDDRNSSEIGDELSMNPASVRKLLFHARKALADCLVAKQIHA from the coding sequence ATGAGCCGCCGGGAGAGAGACCAGCAGATCGATGCCGCGGTGCGTGCACACCACTCGGGGCTGCGATATTTCATCCGCTCGCTGGGCGTGAATGATGCATGGGTGGATGATCTGGCGCAGGAGACCTTTGTCATCGCGCACCGGAAGTGGGATGAGCTGGATGACCCGGAGAACGCGCCGGGGTGGTTCCGCCAGATCGCGCGGAATCTGGTGATGAACGAGCTGACGAAGACCGGCCGCCGCCAGCGCCTGCTGGACGAAAAGATCACCGGCCTCCTCATCGCCGCGGAGCCCACCACTCCCGCGCCGGGAATGCTGCAGGATGCCGAGATCCGCCACGAGGCACTGCGCGATTGCCTGGCCCATCTGCCGGAGAACGTCCGCCGAGTGATCCATGCGCGCTACTATGACGACCGTAATTCCAGCGAGATCGGCGACGAGCTTTCCATGAATCCCGCCTCCGTGCGCAAGCTCCTCTTCCACGCGCGGAAGGCGCTGGCGGACTGCCTGGTGGCAAAACAGATCCACGCGTGA
- a CDS encoding tetratricopeptide repeat protein, translating to MKSPLLALLFAALIPVAPVQAAGEDAAALYRQGRDLFHGKGVAKDPVKAREILGQSSDLGDVNAKTLLSFMMAQGIGGEKDAAAAFKLVLSAAGTGNADACVNAGAMLQSGLGTKKDAAAALGWFEKAAAAGSVSGSLKLGEIHYFGDDGVPQDYAKALPPLTVAAEGGDARARTILGSMHEFGQGVATDRKAALKWYEAAARQGDARAQANLGRLLSGGNPEEQDRIAAYAWLKLAALKGEAMGSITLANVAAGLDDAQKQEAEKRYAELLRETNPPRLGK from the coding sequence ATGAAATCACCGCTCCTCGCGCTTCTCTTCGCCGCCTTGATTCCGGTCGCTCCGGTGCAAGCCGCCGGTGAGGATGCGGCCGCGCTTTATCGCCAGGGGCGCGATCTCTTCCACGGGAAGGGTGTGGCGAAGGATCCCGTGAAAGCACGCGAGATCCTCGGCCAGTCGTCGGATCTCGGCGACGTGAATGCGAAGACGCTGCTCTCCTTCATGATGGCGCAGGGCATCGGCGGTGAGAAAGATGCTGCGGCGGCTTTCAAACTCGTCCTGTCCGCTGCCGGGACGGGAAATGCGGATGCGTGCGTCAATGCGGGCGCGATGCTCCAGTCGGGGCTCGGCACGAAGAAGGATGCCGCGGCGGCGCTCGGCTGGTTCGAGAAAGCTGCCGCTGCAGGATCCGTCTCGGGAAGCTTGAAGCTCGGCGAGATCCATTACTTCGGCGACGATGGCGTGCCGCAGGATTACGCGAAGGCGCTGCCGCCGCTCACCGTGGCGGCGGAGGGAGGCGATGCCCGGGCCCGCACGATCCTCGGCTCCATGCATGAATTTGGCCAAGGCGTGGCTACCGATCGCAAGGCCGCGCTGAAGTGGTATGAAGCCGCGGCCCGTCAAGGCGATGCCAGGGCCCAGGCAAATCTGGGCCGCCTGCTCAGTGGTGGGAATCCAGAGGAGCAGGACCGCATCGCCGCCTACGCGTGGCTGAAGCTTGCCGCGCTGAAAGGCGAGGCCATGGGCAGCATCACGCTGGCGAATGTCGCCGCCGGATTGGACGATGCGCAGAAGCAGGAGGCCGAAAAGCGCTATGCTGAATTGCTGCGCGAGACGAATCCCCCTCGCCTCGGGAAGTGA
- a CDS encoding NADPH-dependent FMN reductase produces the protein MTKLLILPGSARRDSYNRKLAAVAARVATDAGAEVDLIDPAEYDLPLFNQEIEDATGLPEAAKRLKERFTAADAILFVSPEYNSSIAPLMKNYIDWVSRTETDDEPALSAYRGKVAGLLSASPGKLGGLRGLVHLRAILGNIGVLVVPKQFSLSGADGKFDDTGKLTEESAEKSVRGVIQEVLSVAGKLG, from the coding sequence ATGACCAAGCTCCTCATCCTCCCGGGCAGTGCCCGCCGTGACTCCTACAATCGCAAGCTCGCCGCAGTGGCCGCGAGGGTCGCCACCGATGCCGGGGCGGAGGTGGATCTCATCGATCCCGCGGAGTATGACCTGCCTCTTTTCAACCAGGAGATCGAGGATGCCACCGGCCTGCCCGAGGCGGCGAAGCGGCTGAAGGAGCGATTCACCGCGGCGGATGCGATCCTCTTCGTCTCGCCGGAATACAACTCGTCCATCGCGCCCCTGATGAAGAACTACATCGACTGGGTGAGCCGCACCGAAACGGACGACGAGCCCGCGCTCTCCGCGTATCGCGGCAAAGTGGCGGGCCTGCTTTCCGCCTCGCCGGGCAAGCTGGGCGGCCTGCGCGGACTGGTGCATCTGCGCGCCATCCTCGGGAACATCGGCGTGCTCGTCGTGCCGAAGCAATTCTCGCTCAGCGGGGCTGACGGAAAATTCGACGACACCGGAAAGCTCACCGAAGAGTCGGCGGAGAAGTCCGTGCGCGGCGTGATCCAGGAGGTGCTCTCCGTGGCCGGGAAGCTAGGCTAA
- a CDS encoding 2-dehydropantoate 2-reductase: MSGDWTFKSVAIVGAGAIGLYYGARLAAAGEDVRFLLRSDYDAVQRDGIRIESVAGDLHLPPEQVQSHRTPEEIGPVDLVIVAWKTTSNHLLADVLPPLLHEGTQVLTLQNGLGNCEALAAIVGPQRVLGALCFVCLNRLSPGHVSHTAGGKISVGEHVNDERGRAAEIARRFTAAGIPTDAAPSLAAAQWTKLVWNIPFNGLAIAEGGVTTDVLLATPGVEAEIRALMAEVIAAARAQGLPLEDKLIGFNVERTRPMGPYRPSSMIDYVEGREVEYDSIWAEPLRRAKTAGIEVPHLEKLATRIRERLA, encoded by the coding sequence GTGAGCGGAGACTGGACTTTCAAATCGGTGGCCATCGTCGGCGCGGGCGCCATCGGACTCTACTACGGCGCGCGCCTCGCCGCCGCGGGTGAGGATGTCAGATTCCTCCTCAGGTCGGACTACGATGCGGTGCAGCGCGATGGCATCCGCATCGAGAGTGTGGCCGGTGATCTCCATCTGCCGCCGGAGCAGGTGCAGAGCCATCGCACGCCCGAGGAGATCGGCCCGGTGGACCTCGTCATCGTCGCATGGAAAACGACGTCGAATCACCTGCTGGCCGATGTCCTCCCGCCGCTCCTGCACGAAGGCACGCAGGTCCTCACGCTTCAGAATGGACTGGGAAATTGCGAGGCTCTCGCCGCGATCGTCGGGCCGCAGCGCGTGCTCGGAGCGCTATGCTTCGTCTGCCTGAATCGCCTCTCGCCCGGCCACGTCAGCCACACCGCCGGGGGGAAGATCAGCGTGGGCGAGCATGTGAATGACGAGCGCGGACGCGCTGCGGAGATCGCCCGGCGCTTCACCGCCGCGGGCATCCCCACGGATGCCGCCCCCAGCCTCGCCGCCGCGCAATGGACGAAGCTGGTGTGGAATATCCCCTTCAATGGCCTGGCCATCGCCGAGGGCGGGGTCACCACGGATGTGCTGCTGGCCACGCCCGGCGTGGAGGCGGAGATCCGCGCGCTGATGGCCGAGGTCATCGCCGCCGCCCGCGCGCAAGGTCTCCCGCTGGAAGACAAGCTCATCGGCTTCAATGTCGAGCGCACCCGACCCATGGGGCCGTATCGCCCCTCCAGCATGATCGACTACGTCGAAGGCCGCGAGGTCGAGTACGACTCCATCTGGGCCGAGCCCCTCCGTCGCGCAAAGACCGCCGGCATCGAAGTCCCCCACCTCGAAAAGCTCGCCACCCGCATCCGCGAACGCCTCGCCTGA